A single region of the Bacteroides luhongzhouii genome encodes:
- a CDS encoding SusC/RagA family TonB-linked outer membrane protein, producing MKLISIRKMKKRINVPANVKIGRICAIWLFCIALQAISIPILAQSAKITLRLKNVTVEEVLTSIENQTEYRFLYNKDIVDVSRIVSITVKNELMTLVLDKLFKGEGVSYTIEKRQIVLNRVSSQSQDNKQPVKVTGKVVDESGEVLPGVTVIIEGATQGTITGIDGNYQLQVPEGSTLKFTSIGYTTYTQKITRPMTLNVTMKEDSKQLDEVVVVGYGTTTRKNLTTSIATVKTEKISRAATSNMSQMLLGRAAGLEATLTSPQPGGAVDLSIRGAGTPIFIVDGVMMPSTSLEVGNGNQVMPNSINRSGLAGLNPADIESIEVLKDASASIYGIGAANGVVLITTKKGTETRPQITYEGNYSIVKNYSYLEPLSGEEYMNVANIFNKENYLFTNGMYPYGDKPFDNKWVPQFSPQQIAAAQTTDWLDCVLKDGSINNHNITITGGSKLLKYYLSGNYYKQEGTVENSAMERYALRTNISSQLLPFLKLTAIVNVNENKYTNSTSGGGGGGNGYDAIQSALTYPSYLPIRGEDGKPTLYSNYPNPAEMIKVSDRTKTSGYYLNFAADVDIIKDMLSFRLMYGINKENANRNLYIPSDIYFMDMYKSRGHLGYVERRNQTMEGTLTFKKQFGDLLRVDAVVGMGRYTNDSNGLELDYEQINDHIAADKVEAAEGAFYPTSFRAADERRSQFARASVDVLDRYVVAATIRRDGTDKFFPGKKYAYFPSVSLAWKLSNEPFMKHISWIDQLKIRGSYGQTGNDNLGSSLYGTFSLAAQYIKFSNNSVTYVPYLLSGPDYPNVTWEKTTMKNIGVDFSVLKDRIWGSFDMFRNDVTNLLGYDSASPLSMTSSVPMNYGHYVRYGWDATINSLNFEIPRVFKWTSQLTLSHHNAVWKERMPNYYYEEYRIRKNEPVNAYYYYETEGVINIDKSNMPESQKSLPADAQQPGYPIIKDANGDNKITIDDVKMRNTLPKIHIGFGNTFVYKDFDLDVFMYGQFGRTRYNYAYRWALVGDVYYTSPKNSNKYVYTIWNSQTNQNGNRRGIASTKAVALPGNVGFEEDYQNASFVRVRNITLGYNLSGKKLGKVGDYVSSIRVFIDCQNPFTFTKFVGVDPEIKTGGDGSKAEYPMTRTYSFGAKICF from the coding sequence ATGAAACTTATTTCAATTAGAAAAATGAAAAAGAGAATTAATGTACCTGCAAATGTAAAAATAGGAAGAATATGTGCGATATGGTTGTTTTGTATAGCTTTGCAAGCTATCAGTATACCTATCCTGGCACAATCTGCCAAAATTACATTGCGACTGAAAAATGTGACTGTAGAGGAGGTCCTGACTAGTATCGAAAATCAGACAGAATATCGTTTCTTATACAACAAAGATATTGTTGATGTAAGTCGTATAGTAAGCATTACTGTGAAAAATGAACTGATGACTCTGGTACTGGATAAACTTTTTAAAGGAGAAGGAGTATCTTATACGATTGAAAAACGTCAGATTGTATTAAACAGAGTCTCATCTCAATCACAGGATAACAAACAGCCGGTCAAGGTGACAGGCAAAGTAGTGGACGAATCCGGCGAGGTTCTTCCGGGAGTGACTGTTATAATAGAAGGGGCTACTCAAGGAACTATTACCGGTATAGATGGCAATTACCAGTTGCAAGTTCCGGAAGGCTCGACACTGAAATTTACTTCAATAGGTTACACTACATATACGCAGAAAATTACCCGGCCAATGACGTTGAATGTGACGATGAAAGAGGATTCAAAACAGTTGGATGAAGTTGTTGTGGTAGGGTATGGAACGACCACCCGTAAGAATCTGACAACTTCCATTGCAACGGTAAAAACGGAAAAAATATCGCGAGCCGCAACAAGTAATATGTCACAGATGTTGCTTGGGCGGGCTGCCGGACTGGAAGCTACGTTGACGAGCCCGCAACCGGGTGGAGCAGTTGACCTTTCAATTCGTGGGGCAGGTACTCCTATCTTTATAGTGGATGGAGTAATGATGCCTTCCACTTCTTTAGAAGTTGGAAACGGAAATCAGGTTATGCCCAACTCTATCAATCGTTCGGGATTGGCCGGACTTAATCCTGCAGATATTGAATCTATCGAAGTATTAAAGGATGCGTCTGCCTCCATTTATGGAATTGGCGCAGCCAATGGTGTCGTATTGATCACCACAAAGAAAGGTACTGAGACTCGTCCCCAAATCACTTATGAAGGAAATTATTCTATCGTGAAAAACTATTCGTATCTGGAACCTTTGAGTGGGGAAGAATATATGAATGTTGCCAACATTTTCAATAAAGAAAACTATTTATTTACGAACGGTATGTATCCTTACGGTGATAAACCTTTTGATAATAAATGGGTGCCTCAATTCTCACCTCAACAGATAGCTGCCGCTCAAACAACAGACTGGCTGGATTGTGTATTAAAGGATGGTAGCATCAATAATCATAATATCACAATCACGGGTGGTTCTAAACTGCTGAAATATTATCTGTCCGGAAATTATTACAAACAGGAAGGTACGGTAGAAAACTCCGCTATGGAACGTTACGCTCTTCGGACAAACATATCTTCACAATTGCTTCCATTTCTTAAGTTGACAGCAATTGTCAATGTAAATGAGAATAAATATACAAACTCAACTTCCGGTGGCGGGGGTGGTGGAAATGGGTATGATGCCATACAATCGGCTCTGACTTATCCTTCTTATTTACCGATCAGAGGTGAGGACGGAAAACCTACCTTATATTCAAATTACCCTAACCCGGCCGAAATGATAAAAGTTAGTGACCGGACTAAAACAAGCGGTTATTATCTAAACTTTGCTGCCGATGTGGATATAATCAAGGATATGTTGTCTTTCCGCTTGATGTATGGTATTAATAAGGAGAATGCCAATCGTAACTTGTATATTCCTTCTGATATTTATTTTATGGATATGTATAAATCAAGAGGGCATTTGGGATATGTTGAACGTAGAAATCAGACCATGGAAGGCACATTGACTTTCAAAAAGCAGTTTGGAGACTTGTTACGTGTCGATGCCGTAGTCGGTATGGGAAGATATACGAACGATTCAAATGGTCTTGAACTTGACTACGAACAGATTAACGATCACATTGCTGCTGATAAGGTGGAAGCTGCGGAAGGCGCTTTCTACCCGACTTCTTTCAGAGCTGCCGATGAACGTCGTTCTCAATTTGCCAGGGCAAGTGTGGATGTGCTCGACAGATATGTGGTTGCCGCCACTATTCGCCGCGATGGAACGGATAAGTTTTTCCCGGGAAAGAAATATGCCTATTTCCCTTCAGTATCATTAGCCTGGAAATTATCTAACGAGCCGTTTATGAAGCATATATCATGGATTGACCAGTTGAAGATTCGGGGCAGTTATGGACAGACAGGTAATGATAATCTGGGTAGTTCGCTTTATGGCACTTTCAGTCTGGCAGCCCAATATATCAAGTTCTCTAACAATTCAGTGACTTATGTACCCTATTTGCTGAGCGGTCCTGATTACCCGAATGTTACCTGGGAAAAGACCACCATGAAAAATATAGGCGTAGATTTTTCAGTTTTAAAAGATAGAATCTGGGGAAGTTTTGATATGTTCCGCAATGATGTAACCAACTTGCTGGGATATGACTCTGCCTCTCCGCTTAGTATGACATCTTCCGTCCCGATGAATTATGGGCATTATGTACGTTACGGATGGGATGCGACTATTAACTCACTTAACTTTGAAATCCCCCGTGTGTTTAAGTGGACCTCACAATTGACCTTATCACATCATAATGCCGTTTGGAAAGAACGGATGCCCAACTATTATTATGAAGAATATCGAATCCGTAAGAACGAACCGGTGAATGCTTATTACTACTATGAAACGGAAGGCGTTATCAATATAGATAAAAGCAATATGCCCGAATCGCAGAAATCTTTGCCGGCAGACGCGCAACAGCCCGGTTATCCGATTATTAAGGATGCAAATGGGGATAATAAAATAACGATTGATGATGTAAAGATGCGAAATACACTTCCAAAAATTCACATAGGCTTTGGAAATACATTTGTATACAAAGATTTTGATCTGGATGTATTTATGTATGGACAATTCGGACGTACACGCTATAACTATGCATATCGTTGGGCGCTTGTCGGAGATGTGTATTATACGAGTCCCAAGAATTCGAACAAATATGTATATACTATCTGGAATTCTCAAACCAATCAGAATGGAAACCGGCGTGGTATTGCTTCAACAAAAGCTGTCGCTTTACCTGGTAACGTAGGCTTTGAGGAAGATTATCAGAATGCTTCGTTTGTACGTGTCAGGAATATCACTTTAGGATATAACCTTTCAGGAAAGAAGCTGGGAAAAGTGGGTGATTATGTGAGTTCTATCAGAGTTTTTATCGACTGTCAGAATCCGTTTACTTTTACCAAGTTTGTAGGTGTCGATCCTGAAATAAAGACGGGTGGTGACGGCTCCAAAGCGGAGTATCCGATGACGAGAACATACTCCTTCGGAGCAAAAATATGTTTCTAA
- a CDS encoding RNA polymerase sigma-70 factor, translating to MPNIKQQTSDDRILVIALKQDDKQAFTRLFHAYYKDLVLFGGTYIPEKSTCEDIVQNIFLKLWNDRKSLEIENSLKSYLLKAVRNYCLDELRHRRIIDEHIAYELKSSAIHTDTTENYILYSDLCRHLKNALEQLPPQEREVFEMSRLENIKYQEIANRLNISVRTVEVRISKALKQLRILLKDFYLLLFFFLWR from the coding sequence ATGCCGAATATCAAACAACAGACTTCCGACGACCGTATTCTGGTAATAGCACTGAAACAGGATGATAAACAGGCTTTTACCCGTCTATTCCATGCTTATTATAAAGACTTGGTATTGTTTGGTGGTACTTACATTCCAGAAAAATCTACTTGTGAAGATATTGTGCAAAATATCTTTCTCAAACTATGGAATGACCGGAAGTCATTGGAAATTGAGAACTCACTAAAGTCATATTTACTGAAAGCGGTCAGGAATTACTGTCTGGACGAATTGCGCCATCGCAGAATTATAGATGAACACATTGCTTACGAACTTAAATCAAGTGCTATACATACAGATACGACAGAAAACTACATACTGTATTCTGATTTATGCCGGCACCTTAAAAATGCGTTGGAACAATTGCCTCCTCAAGAAAGAGAAGTGTTCGAGATGAGCCGATTAGAAAATATCAAATATCAGGAAATAGCCAATCGCTTGAATATCTCTGTCAGAACGGTAGAAGTGCGTATCAGTAAAGCATTGAAGCAGCTTCGCATCTTATTAAAAGATTTTTATTTGCTACTTTTTTTCTTTCTTTGGCGCTAA
- a CDS encoding FecR family protein produces MINKDSDIEIVISRYLSKEATPEDIKVLEDWISATPENYKSFLAQKNIWEISHPAFNPEEIDVDSAHRKVMEQILHQNQPVSVRPKLSFLHYWQQVAAILLLPLLILSAYLYFKPASQIAETYQELFTPYGTWSVVNLPDGSKVWLNAGSSLKYPTQFNDKQRVVSMQGEAYFEVESDKEHPFIVKTKQLTVEATGTAFNVNAYAPDHVAAVTLVKGKVAVTLDQKKTISLSPGEKIDYNLATSLYNVNKTNTYKWCSWKDGILIFRDDPLEYVFKRLGQTYNVEFILKDAELGKYSYKATFEGESLNEILRLLEMSAPIRCKEVSNRHTNNEKFEKQRIEVSRTIQ; encoded by the coding sequence ATGATAAATAAAGATTCAGACATAGAAATTGTAATCTCCAGATATCTCTCAAAAGAGGCTACACCAGAGGACATTAAGGTACTGGAAGATTGGATATCGGCTACTCCCGAAAACTATAAAAGCTTTTTGGCACAAAAAAACATATGGGAGATCAGTCACCCGGCCTTTAATCCGGAAGAGATAGATGTGGACAGTGCGCACAGAAAAGTAATGGAACAGATTCTCCATCAAAACCAACCGGTGTCCGTTCGTCCTAAGTTGTCCTTCCTGCACTATTGGCAGCAAGTGGCAGCTATCTTACTTCTTCCTTTACTGATATTATCTGCTTATCTTTATTTTAAACCCGCCTCTCAAATTGCAGAAACTTATCAGGAGTTATTCACTCCTTACGGGACTTGGTCGGTAGTTAATCTGCCTGACGGTTCTAAGGTTTGGCTAAATGCCGGAAGTTCTTTAAAGTATCCGACTCAATTCAATGATAAGCAAAGAGTTGTTTCGATGCAGGGGGAAGCCTATTTTGAAGTGGAATCCGATAAAGAGCATCCCTTCATCGTAAAAACGAAACAACTGACTGTAGAAGCTACCGGCACTGCATTCAACGTGAACGCATACGCTCCGGATCATGTAGCAGCAGTGACGCTAGTAAAAGGAAAGGTTGCAGTTACTCTTGACCAGAAAAAGACGATTTCCCTTTCACCGGGAGAGAAAATTGACTATAATCTAGCCACTTCTTTATATAACGTCAATAAGACCAATACTTATAAATGGTGCTCATGGAAAGATGGAATACTCATTTTTAGAGATGACCCGCTGGAATATGTATTCAAGCGTTTGGGACAGACTTATAACGTGGAATTTATTCTGAAAGACGCCGAATTAGGGAAGTATTCCTATAAAGCGACTTTTGAAGGTGAATCTTTAAATGAGATTTTGCGCTTGCTTGAAATGAGTGCACCTATTCGCTGTAAAGAGGTTAGCAACCGCCACACTAATAATGAGAAATTTGAAAAGCAGCGTATAGAGGTGAGCAGGACTATACAATAG
- a CDS encoding GH92 family glycosyl hydrolase gives MRRKNLFMAAVLAGLFFYSSCTPTEKTETKDYTQYVNTFIGAADNGHTFPGACYPFGMIQTSPVTGAVGWRYCSEYVYEDSLIWGFTQTHLNGTGCMDLGDILVMPVTGTRVRAWDAYRSHFSKDKEAATPGYYTAELSDPLVKAELTASIHAALHRYTYHKADSASILIDLQHGPAWREEQYHSQVNSCEVNWEDAQTLTGHVNNTVWVNQDYFFVMKFNRPVVDSLYLPMGETEKGKRIIASFDMQPGDELVMKVALSTTSIDGAKKNLEAEIPAWDFEGVRTAAHNEWNNYLSRIEIEGTDDEKTNFYTCFYHALIQPNQISDVDGMYRNAADSIVKAGTGTFYSTFSLWDTYRAAHPFYTLVIPERVDGFVNSLIEQGEVQGFLPIWGLWGKENFCMIGNHGVSVIAEAYRKGFRGFDAERAFNIIKKTQTVSHPLKSDWEVYTKYGYFPTDLIKAESVSSTLESVYDDYAAADMARRMGKEEDAAYFAKRADYYKNLFDPETKFMRPRKADGTWKAPFNPSALAHSESIGGDYTEGNAWQYTWHVQHDVPGLIQLFGGEKPFLNKLDSLFTVELEGESLSDVTGLIGQYAHGNEPSHHVTYLYALAGRPERTQELVREIFDTQYKNKPDGLCGNDDCGQMSAWYMLSAMGFYPVDPVSAEYVFGAPQLPKMTLYLADGKTFTIVAENLSKEHKYVDSITLNGEPYTKKTIPHEDIVKGGTLVYKMK, from the coding sequence ATGAGAAGAAAAAACCTTTTTATGGCCGCAGTTTTAGCAGGCTTGTTTTTTTATTCTTCCTGTACTCCGACTGAAAAGACGGAAACAAAGGATTATACTCAATACGTTAATACCTTTATTGGGGCTGCTGATAATGGTCATACATTTCCCGGCGCATGCTATCCTTTCGGTATGATACAAACCAGTCCTGTGACGGGAGCGGTCGGTTGGCGCTATTGTTCTGAATATGTTTATGAGGATTCCTTGATTTGGGGATTTACTCAAACACATCTGAATGGAACGGGGTGTATGGATTTAGGTGATATTTTGGTGATGCCGGTCACAGGTACACGTGTACGTGCGTGGGATGCCTATCGCAGTCATTTCTCTAAAGATAAAGAAGCGGCTACTCCGGGATATTACACAGCAGAGCTTTCTGATCCACTAGTAAAAGCGGAACTGACTGCCTCCATCCATGCTGCCCTTCACCGCTATACTTATCACAAGGCTGATTCTGCCTCTATATTGATTGACTTGCAACATGGTCCTGCATGGAGAGAAGAGCAATATCACTCACAAGTCAACAGTTGTGAAGTAAACTGGGAAGATGCTCAAACACTGACAGGACATGTCAATAACACGGTATGGGTCAATCAGGATTATTTCTTTGTGATGAAATTCAACCGTCCGGTAGTCGATTCACTTTATCTTCCGATGGGCGAAACAGAAAAAGGAAAACGCATCATTGCCTCTTTTGACATGCAACCGGGGGACGAGTTGGTGATGAAAGTGGCTCTTTCCACCACCAGCATAGATGGGGCTAAAAAAAATCTGGAGGCAGAAATTCCTGCTTGGGATTTTGAAGGAGTAAGAACTGCCGCCCACAATGAATGGAATAACTATTTGAGCCGTATTGAAATAGAGGGTACCGATGATGAAAAAACGAATTTCTACACTTGTTTCTATCATGCGTTGATTCAACCCAATCAGATATCAGATGTGGATGGTATGTATCGCAATGCCGCCGACTCTATTGTAAAAGCCGGAACAGGTACTTTCTATTCTACATTCTCTTTGTGGGATACTTACCGTGCAGCTCATCCGTTTTATACATTGGTGATTCCCGAACGTGTGGACGGTTTTGTGAATTCTCTCATCGAACAGGGCGAAGTGCAAGGTTTCCTACCTATATGGGGATTGTGGGGTAAAGAGAATTTCTGTATGATTGGTAATCACGGCGTATCAGTTATAGCCGAGGCTTATCGCAAAGGCTTCCGTGGCTTTGACGCTGAACGTGCTTTCAATATAATAAAGAAGACGCAGACCGTATCTCATCCGTTGAAGTCTGATTGGGAAGTTTATACAAAATATGGTTATTTCCCGACAGACCTGATAAAAGCAGAATCTGTATCTTCTACTTTAGAATCGGTATATGATGATTATGCTGCTGCCGATATGGCACGACGTATGGGCAAAGAGGAAGATGCCGCTTATTTTGCGAAACGTGCTGACTATTATAAGAATCTATTCGATCCGGAGACGAAGTTCATGCGCCCGCGTAAGGCGGACGGAACTTGGAAAGCTCCGTTTAATCCAAGTGCGTTGGCGCATTCAGAGAGTATTGGTGGAGATTATACGGAAGGAAACGCATGGCAATATACTTGGCATGTACAGCATGATGTACCGGGATTAATCCAGTTGTTTGGCGGTGAAAAGCCTTTCCTGAATAAATTAGACTCATTGTTTACAGTTGAGCTAGAAGGCGAGAGTTTATCAGATGTTACCGGATTGATCGGACAGTATGCTCACGGCAATGAACCAAGTCATCATGTTACTTATTTGTATGCATTGGCTGGTCGTCCGGAACGTACACAGGAATTAGTTCGTGAAATATTTGATACTCAATATAAGAACAAACCCGACGGACTTTGCGGAAATGATGATTGCGGACAGATGTCTGCCTGGTATATGCTTAGTGCGATGGGATTCTATCCGGTAGATCCGGTGAGTGCGGAATATGTATTCGGTGCTCCACAGTTGCCGAAGATGACTTTGTACTTGGCTGATGGCAAGACCTTCACAATTGTTGCAGAGAATTTATCGAAAGAACATAAATATGTGGATAGTATTACATTGAATGGTGAACCATATACGAAGAAAACAATCCCGCATGAAGATATTGTAAAAGGTGGTACACTGGTGTATAAGATGAAGTAA
- the sppA gene encoding signal peptide peptidase SppA → MKDFLKFTLATVTGIILSSIVLFIISMVTLFGIMSASDTETIVKKNSVMMLDLNGTLVERTQEDPLGILSQLFGDESNTYGLDDILSSIRKAKENENIKGIYLQASSLGTSYASLQEIRNALLDFKESGKFVIAYADSYTQGLYYLSSAADKVLLNPKGMIEWRGIASAPLFYKDLLQKIGVEMQVFKVGTYKSAVEPFIATEMSPANREQVTAFITSIWGQVTEGVSASRNIPIDSLNVYADRMLMFYPSEESVKCGLADTLIYRNDVRNYLKKLVEIDEDDNLPIVGLSDMMNVKKNVPKDKSGNIVAVYYASGEITDYPGSATSEDGIVGSKVIRDLRKLKDDNDVKAVVLRINSPGGSAFASEQIWHAVKELKTKKPVIVSMGDYAASGGYYISCVADTIVAEPTTLTGSIGIFGIIPNVKGLTDKIGLSYDVVKTNKYADFGNIMRPFNEDEKSLLQMMITEGYDTFVSRCAEGRHMTKEAIEKIAEGRVWTGETAKKLGLVDELGGIDKALDIAVAKAGIEGYTVVSYPAKQDFFSSLLDTKPTNYVESQLLKSKLGEFYQQFGLLKNLQEQSMIQARIPFELNIK, encoded by the coding sequence ATGAAAGATTTCTTGAAATTTACACTTGCCACGGTGACAGGTATCATTTTGTCAAGTATTGTATTATTTATAATCAGCATGGTAACGCTGTTTGGCATCATGTCCGCTTCGGACACGGAAACAATCGTAAAAAAGAATTCCGTAATGATGCTCGACTTAAACGGAACGTTAGTTGAACGTACGCAAGAAGATCCGCTAGGTATTTTATCACAGTTGTTTGGTGACGAATCTAACACGTACGGGCTGGACGATATTCTCTCTTCCATCCGGAAGGCTAAAGAAAACGAAAACATCAAAGGAATTTATTTGCAAGCAAGTTCATTAGGTACCTCCTATGCTTCCTTACAAGAAATCCGTAACGCACTGCTCGACTTCAAAGAGAGTGGAAAGTTCGTCATTGCTTATGCCGACTCCTATACACAAGGGCTTTATTATCTTTCCAGCGCAGCCGATAAGGTGCTGCTCAATCCCAAAGGAATGATTGAATGGAGAGGTATCGCTTCCGCTCCCCTGTTCTACAAAGACCTGCTACAAAAAATAGGAGTTGAGATGCAGGTATTCAAGGTGGGAACTTACAAATCTGCCGTGGAGCCGTTTATTGCAACAGAGATGAGCCCTGCCAATCGCGAACAAGTGACAGCATTTATCACTTCCATCTGGGGACAGGTGACGGAGGGGGTTTCTGCCTCCCGCAATATTCCAATAGATTCTCTGAATGTTTATGCCGATCGCATGTTAATGTTCTATCCGTCAGAAGAGAGTGTAAAGTGCGGATTGGCTGATACCTTGATTTATCGCAATGATGTGCGCAATTATCTTAAAAAACTGGTAGAGATAGATGAGGATGACAATCTCCCGATAGTAGGATTAAGCGACATGATGAACGTAAAGAAGAATGTGCCAAAAGACAAGAGCGGCAATATCGTGGCCGTTTATTACGCATCCGGTGAAATTACAGACTATCCGGGTTCCGCGACTTCCGAGGACGGGATTGTTGGTTCAAAAGTCATTCGTGACCTGCGCAAATTGAAAGATGACAATGATGTAAAAGCTGTTGTACTCCGTATCAATTCTCCGGGAGGAAGTGCTTTTGCTTCAGAACAAATCTGGCATGCAGTGAAAGAGTTGAAAACAAAGAAGCCGGTCATTGTCTCTATGGGTGATTATGCCGCGTCAGGAGGTTACTATATCTCTTGCGTTGCCGACACGATTGTTGCAGAGCCTACTACCCTGACCGGTTCTATCGGAATCTTCGGTATCATTCCTAATGTAAAAGGGTTGACTGATAAAATCGGTTTAAGTTATGATGTAGTTAAGACGAATAAATATGCTGATTTCGGGAATATCATGCGCCCGTTCAACGAGGATGAAAAATCATTGCTTCAAATGATGATTACCGAAGGATACGACACCTTTGTTAGCCGTTGTGCCGAAGGACGTCACATGACAAAGGAAGCGATCGAAAAGATTGCCGAAGGCCGTGTATGGACCGGGGAAACTGCTAAAAAGTTAGGATTGGTAGACGAGTTAGGCGGCATTGACAAGGCTTTGGATATTGCCGTGGCAAAAGCCGGTATCGAGGGCTACACCGTTGTTTCTTATCCTGCAAAACAAGATTTCTTTTCTTCCCTGCTTGATACGAAACCAACGAATTATGTAGAATCGCAATTGCTGAAAAGTAAGTTAGGTGAGTTCTACCAACAATTCGGTTTACTAAAGAATCTGCAAGAACAATCCATGATTCAGGCGCGTATTCCGTTCGAACTGAATATTAAATAA
- the lpxK gene encoding tetraacyldisaccharide 4'-kinase yields the protein MDEHFIKIHKWLYPASWLYGAAVMMRNKLFDWEVLQSKSFDIPIISVGNLSVGGTGKTPHTEYLIKSLCNQYNVAVLSRGYKRHTKGYVLATPESTARSIGDEPYQMHQKFPSVTVAVDEKRCHGIEKLLALQKPSIDVILLDDAFQHRYVKPGLSILLTDYHRLFCDDTLLPAGRLREPINGKNRAQIVIVTKCPQDIKPIDYNIITKRLNLYPYQQLFFSSFRYGNLQPVFPMMVPDTDTTSANNEIDLSSLTNTDILLMTGIASPAPILERLKDCTKQIDLLSFDDHHNFSHRDIQLIKERFHRLKGEHRLIITTEKDATRLINHPALDKELKPFIYALPIEIEILQNQQDKFNQHIIDYVRENTRNRSLSER from the coding sequence ATGGACGAACACTTTATAAAGATACATAAGTGGCTCTACCCTGCCTCCTGGCTCTACGGAGCAGCGGTAATGATGAGAAATAAACTCTTTGACTGGGAAGTGCTCCAATCAAAGAGTTTTGATATACCTATCATCAGCGTAGGTAATCTCTCTGTTGGAGGAACAGGGAAAACTCCGCACACTGAATATCTGATAAAGTCTCTCTGTAATCAATATAATGTAGCTGTATTAAGTCGGGGGTACAAACGGCATACGAAAGGTTATGTGCTGGCGACTCCGGAAAGTACGGCAAGAAGCATTGGTGACGAACCCTACCAGATGCATCAGAAATTCCCGTCTGTCACAGTAGCCGTCGACGAAAAGCGTTGTCATGGCATAGAAAAGCTACTTGCATTGCAAAAGCCTTCGATAGATGTTATTCTGTTGGATGATGCTTTCCAGCACCGATATGTCAAACCGGGATTGAGTATTCTGTTAACGGATTATCACCGGCTGTTCTGTGACGACACCTTGCTCCCCGCAGGACGACTTCGTGAACCAATTAACGGCAAAAACCGGGCACAAATCGTTATTGTCACCAAATGTCCACAGGACATCAAACCTATTGATTATAATATTATCACGAAACGACTGAACCTTTATCCATATCAACAGTTATTTTTCTCATCGTTCCGGTATGGCAACCTGCAACCGGTATTTCCTATGATGGTTCCGGACACAGATACCACTTCGGCAAACAATGAAATTGATTTGTCCTCGCTGACAAATACAGATATATTATTGATGACCGGAATTGCCTCACCGGCTCCCATTCTTGAAAGACTGAAAGATTGCACCAAACAAATAGATTTGCTATCGTTTGACGATCATCATAATTTCAGCCATCGGGATATACAGCTTATCAAAGAACGGTTTCATAGGCTGAAAGGAGAACATCGGTTGATTATTACCACCGAAAAAGATGCAACACGCCTGATTAACCATCCGGCTTTGGACAAGGAATTGAAACCATTTATCTATGCCTTGCCTATTGAAATAGAAATATTACAGAATCAACAAGATAAATTTAACCAACATATTATTGACTATGTTAGAGAAAATACAAGAAACCGCAGCTTATCTGAAAGGTAA
- a CDS encoding purine-nucleoside phosphorylase, protein MLEKIQETAAYLKGKMHTSPETAIILGTGLGSLANEITEKYEIKYSDIPNFPVSTVEGHSGKLIFGKLGNKDIMAMQGRFHYYEGYSMKEVTFPVRVMRELGIKTLFVSNASGGTNADFEIGDLMIITDHINYFPEHPLRGKNIPYGPRFPDMSEAYSKELIRKADEIAKEKGIKVQHGIYIGTQGPTFETPAEYKLFHILGADAVGMSTVPEVIVANHCGIKVFGISVITDLGVEGKIVEVTHEEVQKAADAAQPKMTTIMRELINRA, encoded by the coding sequence ATGTTAGAGAAAATACAAGAAACCGCAGCTTATCTGAAAGGTAAGATGCATACCAGCCCGGAAACAGCCATTATTCTTGGCACCGGACTTGGCAGTTTGGCAAACGAAATCACCGAGAAGTATGAAATAAAGTATTCGGATATCCCGAACTTCCCGGTATCTACCGTCGAAGGTCATAGCGGTAAGCTGATTTTCGGCAAACTAGGCAATAAGGATATCATGGCTATGCAAGGACGTTTCCACTATTACGAGGGTTATTCGATGAAAGAAGTGACTTTCCCTGTACGTGTAATGCGCGAATTAGGAATCAAAACCTTGTTTGTGTCCAACGCCAGTGGCGGAACAAATGCAGACTTCGAAATCGGCGATTTGATGATTATCACTGACCATATCAACTATTTCCCCGAACATCCGCTTCGTGGAAAAAATATCCCCTATGGTCCTCGTTTCCCGGACATGAGCGAAGCATACAGCAAGGAACTGATCCGTAAAGCCGATGAGATTGCCAAAGAAAAAGGAATTAAAGTACAACACGGAATATACATCGGCACACAAGGTCCTACCTTCGAAACTCCTGCCGAATATAAACTATTCCATATCCTTGGCGCCGACGCTGTTGGTATGTCTACCGTTCCGGAAGTAATTGTAGCCAATCATTGTGGCATCAAAGTATTTGGCATTTCCGTCATTACCGACTTGGGAGTAGAAGGAAAAATCGTAGAAGTAACGCACGAAGAAGTTCAGAAAGCAGCCGATGCCGCTCAACCGAAAATGACAACAATCATGCGCGAACTTATCAACCGTGCCTAA